The Cervus canadensis isolate Bull #8, Minnesota chromosome 29, ASM1932006v1, whole genome shotgun sequence genome includes a window with the following:
- the MRGPRG gene encoding mas-related G-protein coupled receptor member G encodes MATAGLRPADPLGLAASRSVVQPLPTSLSRVHTSTPFACSPVQPTLTSATTSVHGLLNRSLVLPASHQPASMFGIWGTFSSVVFYLTLAVGLGGLLGNALVLWHLGFHIKKGPFAVYVLHLAAADFLFLGCQLAFSAVQAALGSEHSLYFAVTFVAFSVGLWLLAAFSAERCLSDLFPACYQGCRPRHTSGVVCGLSWALAPPAVLLTSDACGLLRKSARPLACLRHHAASVAGLLALACAAFAAGLVLFVWVACCSQRQRPRFYGAVLGSALLLLVCGLPYLLCWTLLPYLPSFLLSTFFPLATLLACVHCSARPLIYFTVGRQPGRREPLRAVLRRSLGEGVQLGGQRGLPAHGPRTLQDSTSFPGSPTLGTQGLGAGQVTSSKSPDCGEPRLQKEKQSTSPTWSPRKEAGGQAGRGRTMTFLTFKRRGLPGRQGPSDREKASAALGSGPPPSLQELSVCRRAGPLLGRSELDPSGS; translated from the exons ATGGCTACCGCTGGTCTCCGCCCGGCTGACCCTCTGGGGCTGGCAGCCAGCAGGAGCGTAGTCCAGCCTCTCCCCACGTCCTTGAGTCGTGTCCACACGAGCACTCCCTTTGCCTGCAGTCCCGTCCAGCCGACGCTGACCTCTGCAACAACGTCGGTACACGGCCTTCTCAATCGCTCTCT GGTCCTGCCCGCCAGCCACCAGCCGGCCAGCATGTTCGGGATCTGGGGGACCTTCAGCAGTGTGGTTTTCTACCTCACCCTGGCCGTGGGCCTCGGGGGGCTGCTGGGCAACGCGCTGGTGCTTTGGCACCTCGGCTTCCACATCAAGAAGGGCCCCTTCGCCGTCTACGTGCTCCACCTGGCCGCCGCGGACTTCCTGTTCCTGGGCTGCCAGCTGGCCTTCTCGGCCGTGCAGGCGGCCCTGGGCTCCGAGCACAGCCTCTACTTCGCGGTCACCTTCGTGGCCTTCTCCGTGGGCCTCTGGCTGCTGGCGGCCTTCAGCGCCGAGCGCTGCCTCTCCGACCTCTTCCCCGCCTGCTACCAGGGCTGCCGCCCCAGACACACGTCGGGCGTCGTCTGCGGCCTCAGCTGGGCCCTGGCCCCGCCGGCCGTGCTGCTGACCTCCGACGCCTGCGGCCTTCTGCGCAAGAGCGCGCGCCCGCTGGCCTGCCTGCGCCACCACGCGGCCAGCGTGGCCGGGCTGCTGGCCCTGGCCTGCGCGGCCTTCGCGGCCGGCCTGGTCCTCTTCGTCTGGGTGGCGTGCTGCTCCCAGCGCCAGCGCCCGCGGTTCTACGGCGCCGTGCTGGGCTCCGCGCTCCTGCTGCTCGTCTGCGGCCTCCCCTACCTCCTCTGCTGGACCCTGCTCCCGTACCTCCCGAGCTTCCTGCTGTCCACCTTCTTCCCGCTGGCCACCCTCCTGGCCTGCGTCCACTGCAGCGCCAGGCCCCTCATCTACTTCACGGTGGGCCGGCAGCCGGGCCGGCGGGAACCTCTGCGGGCGGTCCTTCGGCGCTCCCTGGGGGAGGGCGTCCAGCTGGGGGGCCAGAGGGGTCTCCCTGCTCATGGGCCACGT ACCCTCCAGGACTCCACGTCATTCCCCGGCTCACCCACTCTGGGGACCCAAGGGCTGGGGGCCGG CCAGGTGACCTCCAGCAAGTCGCCTGACTGCGGGGAGCCTCGTCTgcagaaggagaagcagagtACATCTCCGACCTGGAGTccgaggaaggaggcaggaggccaGGCTGGCAGAGGGCGGACCATGACCTTCCTGACCTTCAAG AGAAGGGGCCTCCCGGGCCGGCAGGGCCCCTCCGACAGGGAGAAGGCGTCTGCAGCCCTCGGCTCTGGGCCCCCTCCTAGCCTGCAGGAGCTGAGCGTTTGTAGA CGAGCTGGACCCCTGCTGGGCCGCAGCGAGCTGGACCCCTCGGGCAGCTGA